gtaaaaacatttgcagagtaacagaactcatgtttactttgaggcagctacggctgtttgcgagagactcttctcagctatgaacagggtaaaaacatttgcagagtaacagaactcatgtttactttgaggccagctacggctgtttgcgagagactcttctcagctatgaacagggtaaaaacatttgcagagtaacagaactcatgtttactttgaggccagctacggctgtttgcgagagactcttctcagctatgaacagggtaaaaacatttgcagagtaacagaactcatgtttactttgaggccagctacggctgtttgcgagagactcttctcagctatgaacagggtaaaaacatttgcagagtaacagaactcatgtttactttgaggccagctacggctgtttgcgagagactcttctcagctatgaacagggtaaaaaacatttgcagagtaacagagctcatgtttactttgaggccagctacggctgtttgcgagagactcttctcagctatgaacagggtaaaaacatttgcagagtaacagaactcatgtttactttgaggccagctacggctgtttgcgagagactcttctcagctatgaacagggtaaaaacatttgcagagtaacagaactcatgtttactttgaggccagctacggctgttttcgagagactcttctcagctatgaacagggtaaaaacatttgcagagtaacagaactcatgtttactttgaggccagctacggctgtttgcgagagactcttctcagctatgaacagggtaaaaacatttgcagagtaacagaactcatgtttactttgaggccagctacggctgtttgcgagagacgtttctcagctatgaacagggtaaaaacatttgcagagtaacagaactcatgtttactttgaggccagctacggctgtttgcgagagactcttctcagctatgaattacagggtaaaaacatcccAGAGAAGAATTTTAGGGCAGAGAGTGTTAAATAATATgcttaaaataaattgaataatgacacatgggccaaaatccctaaacatttttgaaccaatgccagccataaaagaatggctcaTAAGTGGAAAGGTTTCTCACCTCATCTACAGCCATACAACATAcattgacacaataattatatctagatgaacaagtggacactaccaaacaaataacaaactttaaatcaacaaatggatactatttaaaatataaagtttaaatcaacaagtaGAGAAGACAGTGGACACTACtggacacacatatacatttagtacttcaTGGGTTAATAAGTGCTGTAACCTAatggcaaaattctttatttgtgcaattaaaccaatttctttcaagattattacattattaagcagtgtattaaattaaataggagtaacacaattggttaccttaagaagtatgggcaagtggaaaaatatatggggcaagtaatttttgtgaaaatatttgaaCCCCTGCCAACAGAATGGGGAATTAATTCCCCTTTTTCTGTAGATTAAAATTTCCTGAAAAAAACATTGCTATTTCATAGTATTTTATTTCgatgaaataattatacacTTGGAATTCTAAAATTGAATGTGATAAATTTTCTACGTTCGTGCCAGTGTGAAATACAGAACTTTACACACTTATGTAGGAACGGTTTCGTTCTAATGTGCTACGCTATCTTCCAGTGAGTTTTCTGCTTCCTGTTCCGGTCACATGTCTGaaacttccttctttctttcctctttaTACGGTCTGGACATCTTTTCTGTACTCTTGTAAAATCTACGCTATCATGGTTTTTCTGATGGTGTacttgactgggttttttttatctggaATAGGTGGTACACatgtatttgctatcctgtctgtgggatggtgtatataaaagatcccttgctaattaTGGAAAAACGTACCGAGTTTCCtttcttaagactatatgtcaaaattaccaaatgtttgacatccaataaccgatgattaataaatcaatgtgctctagtggtgccattaaacaaaacgaactaacTTTTTATGTGAAATAGTTGGAAGATTGGgattggctgttgggatattCGGACCAGTTTACTAACATACCtgaagggtggggtgggggaggggaatGTCATTTTTTGAGGTCAGGCTAAGTATTcataaaagagaaaattatCCAAGTTTTCTACATTTTTGCTTTTAGAAAAACTACAAGACACATTTCAGAGACTGCAGTTCATCGTGAAATGTTACATGAACCTGACTGATAAAGGTATGACTGATCTCGCGTCTCAAGTCTCTCTGGAAGACCATTCAGCATTCGACTGTTTCGTCTGTTGTATTTTATCTCACGGGGTAGAAGGAAAGCTCTACGGTACTAATGGTCGACTGCTCAGCATCACAGATCTCACGGGTCCATTCAAATCGCAGACATGTTCATCCCTGGCAGGAAAACCAAAGCTGTTTTTCATTCAAGCTTGTCAAGGGACAGAGGAACAATGTGGTGTGtactttacaaaatatttctccttgaacattttgtttaaaaatgttttattactgacCCAAGGTTTACAACATACATCCACTTGGGACAGATAATCTGTAATAGGTAGAGCTAGGCAATATACCGTATATAAACCGTTCgatatcggtatcatgtcactACTGATTTACCGTAccaagcaaatttcaaaataacgaaatttcggtattgaaaaatgtttcctgccatttagtaaagcactgaCAATATATGTGATGAACGAGAGCCGTGTGTATGgaatttagatgaaattagctcGTGAGCCTTAACTCAGgtatgcatttaaagccgagtatactGAAAATACCGCAAGCTATCGGTAttggtattgtgtcaatactgaataccgtaccgataccaaGGTAAATCATGCGaaaaataccgataccgaacctcaaatttcagTACCACCCAGCTCTAGTCATAGCCTGTAAGtatgcagagttcgacaaatatACACCGGTCCTCCGTtctggctagtgaatttttggtcTTGGCTAGTGAAAACATTCATCTGTATTACATGTACCGTACTTGTATTACTATAAATATTTCCATATTATACTTATCTTTtataatagccgatgtgtattgatgtgtatttttgtcctggggtgtcattaaacattcattcattcattcattgtattaccataatacatgtatgtaagcactaaccaaagcttctgtgagggccaGTGACTTtcataaacatttgttaaacactGGCAGTATGTGTATTATCAAGtgtattactacatgtataatacatgtatgtaagcatTAACCAAAGCTTGTGTGAGGGccagtgactttctcaaacatttgtcagacACTGGCAGTATGtgtattatcaactgtattactacatgtataatacatgtatgtaagcactagtcaaagcttgtgtgagggctagtgactttctcaaacatttgtcagacACTGGCAGTATGtgtattatcaactgtattactataatatatgtatgtaagcactagtcaaagcttgtGTGAGGGccagtgactttctcaaacatttgtcagacACTGGCAGTATGtgtattatcaactgtattactacatgtataatacatgtatgtaagcacTAACCAAAGCTTGTGTGAGGGccagtgactttctcaaacatttgtcagacACTGGCAGTATGtgtattatcaactgtattactacatgtataatacatgtatgtaagcactagtcaaagcttgtgtgagggctagtgactttctcaaacatttgtcagacACTGGCAGTATGtgtattatcaactgtattactataatatatgtatgtacgcaCTAACCAAAGCTTGTGTGAGGGccagtgactttctcaaacatttgtcagacACTGGCAGTATGtgtattatcaactgtattactacatgtataatacatgtatgtaagcactagtcaaagcttgtgtgagggctagtgactttctcaaacatttgtcagacACTGGCAGTATGtgtattatcaactgtattactacatgtataatacatgtatgtaagcactagtcaaagcttgtgtgagggctagtgactttctcaaacatttgtcagacACTGGCAGTATGtgtattatcaactgtattactataatacatgtatgtaagcactagtcaaagcttgtGTGAGGGccagtgactttctcaaacatttgtcagacACTGGCAGTATAtgtattatcaactgtattactacatgtataatacatgtatgtaagcactagtcaaagcttgtgtgagggctagtgactttctcaaacatttgtcagacACTGGCAGTATGtgtattatcaactgtattactataatacatgtatgtaagcactagtcaaagcttgtGTGAGGGccagtgactttctcaaacatttgtcagacACTGGCAGTATAtgtattatcaactgtattactacatgtataatacatgtatgtaagcacTAACCAAAGCTTGTGTGAGGGccagtgactttctcaaacatttgtcagacACTGGCAGTATGTGTATTATCAACTGTATgactataatacatacatgtaagcactagtcaaagcttgtgtgagggctagtgactttctcaaacatttgtcagacACTGGCAGTATGtgtattatcaactgtattactataatatatgtatgtaagcactagtcaaagcttgtGTGAGGGccagtgactttctcaaacatttgtcagacACTGGCAGTATGtgtattatcaactgtattactacatgtataatacatgtatgtaagcacTAACCAAAGCTTGTGTGAGGGccagtgactttctcaaacatttgtcagacACTGGCAGTATGtgtattatcaactgtattactacatgtataatacatgtatgtaagcactagtcaaagcttgtgtgagggctagtgactttctcaaacatttgtcagacACTGGCAGTATGtgtattatcaactgtattactataatatatgtatgtaagcaCTAACCAAAGCTTGTGTGAGGGccagtgactttctcaaacatgtGTCAGACACTGGCAGTATGtgtattatcaactgtattactacatgtataatacatgtatgtaagcactagtcaaagcttgtgtgagggctagtgactttctcaaacatttgtcagacACTGGCAGTATGtgtattatcaactgtattactataatacatgtatgtaagcactagtcaaagcttgtGTGAGGGccagtgactttctcaaacatttgtcagacACTGGCAGTATGtgtattatcaactgtattactataatacatgtatgtaagcactagtcaaagcttgtgtgagggctagtgactttctcaaacatttgtcagacACTGGCAGTATAtgtattatcaactgtattactataatacatgtatgtaagcactagtcaaagcttgtgtgagggctagtgactttctcaaacatttgtcagacACTGGCAGTATGtgtattatcaactgtattactataatacatgtatgtaagcactagtcaaagcttgtGTGAGGGccagtgactttctcaaacatttgtcagacACTGGCAGTATGtgtattatcaactgtattactacatgtataatacatgtatgtaagcacTAACCAAAGCTTGTGTGAGGGccagtgactttctcaaacatttgtcagacACTGGCAGTATGtgtattatcaactgtattactataatacatgtatgtaagcactagtcaaagcttgtGTGAGGGccagtgactttctcaaacatttgtcagacACTGGCAGTATGtgtattatcaactgtattactacatgtataatacatgtatgtaagcacTAACCAAAGCTTGTGTGAGGGccagtgactttctcaaacatttgtcagacACTGGCAGTATGtgtattatcaactgtattactataatacatgtatgtaagcactagtcaaagcttgtGTGAGGGccagtgactttctcaaacatttgtcagacACTGGCAGTATGtgtattatcaactgtattactataatacatgtatgtaagcactagtcaaagcttgtGTGAGGGccagtgactttctcaaacatttgtcagacACTGGCAGTATGtgtattatcaactgtattactacatgtataatacatgtatgtaagcactagtcaaagcttgtGTGAGGGCCAGTGactttttcaaacatttgtcagaCACTGGCAGTATGTGTATTATCAACTGTATgactataatacatgtatgtaagcactagtcaaagcttgtgtgagggctagtgactttctcaaacatttgtcagacACTGGCAGTATGtgtattatcaactgtattactataatacatgtatgtaagcactagtcaaagcttgtGTGAGGGccagtgactttctcaaacatttgtcagacACTGGCAGTATGtgtattatcaactgtattactataatacatgtatgtaagcacTAACCAAAGCTtgtgtgagggctagtgactttctcaaacatttgtcagacACTGGCAGTATGTGTATTATCAACTGTATgactataatacatgtatgtaagcacTAACCAAAGCTTGTGTGAGGGccagtgactttctcaaacatttgtcagacACTGGCAGTATGtgtattatcaactgtattactataatacatgtatgtaagcactagtcaaagcttgtgtgagggctagtgactttctcaaacatttgtcagacACTGGCAGTATGtgtattatcaactgtattactacatgtataatacatgtatgtaagcactagtcaaagcttgtGTGAGGGCTAgtaactttctcaaacatttgtcagacACTGGCAGTATGtgtattatcaactgtattactataatacatgtatgtaagcactagtcaaagcttgtGTGAGGGCCAGTGACTTTCTCAAAAATTTGTCAGACACTGGCAGTATGtgtattatcaactgtattactataatacatgtatgtaagcactagtcaaagcttgtgtgagggctagtgactttctcaaacatttgtcagacACTGGCAGTATGtgtattatcaactgtattactataatacatgtatgtaagcactagtcaaagcttgtGTGAGGGCCAGTGACTTTCTCAAAAATTTGTCAGACACTTGCAGTATGtgtattatcaactgtattactatgatatatgtatgtaagcACTAACCAAAgtttctgtgagggctagtgactttctcaaacatctgtCTAAAGCCTAACACACACGGCagtcaaaaacatgttttttccgaaacaaaaacatgtttaggtCGATTTTGAAACATGTTTCGCGAACCAAACTTGTTTGatttcaaaaacatgtttagGTATTTCGCTCCGATGTGTTTCACTGTGTGCGTTGCTTGTGAAACTGAAATTCGCTACAGACAAAACGTCATTGGACAATAGACCAATCATCGAATGAATACGAGGCACATGACATCAAAATGGCATCTGCCAGTGAACTGGTGTGGACCTCTGGAAGCGAGGAACTATTACTAGAAAAATGGGCAGGACGACCGTGTCTCTATGCTATCGCTTCTCCAGGATATTTGGATCGAAGCAGGAAAGAGACTGCTTACTAGAATATTGCCTTTATCGGCTTTGGTTCCAGATAATTTCCACATTATACTAAAGGCAAATCTACTGTCTTTTAATATCAAACCATATATTAAAAGATTTAATTTATACACAATTTACATTAACATAAAATAGAGTACTGGTCATGTTCCgcatgtttttgtttgctgTGTGTGTTGACTCATTTCGACATCTGCGGAAGGTTGATCGAAACACGAAACATGTTTCTGTTTTCGAAAAACAGTTTTGTTCGCTGTGTGTGTTAGGCTTTACACTGAAATATGATGTCCGATCTTCACAGGTCaagaaatacagacagacagtccaTACGAACTTGTCGACGTAGACGCACCACCACTAACGAAAGTAATTCCAAATGAATCTGATTTTCTGTTCGGATACGCCACGGTGGTGGGGTTTGTGTCGTACAGATCAAAGACGCAGGGATCCTGGTACATCTCCAAGCTGACAGAGATGCTGAACAAATATGCTAAGAAGTAAGCTATCAATatattaaagcgacagaccctagtttttaaacactacaacatacttaccggtacattttattatttagaatataaatTCTCGTACACcagaagtggttctggtcatccaggtttttgtaatacccacATCatcattctaaaaatgcacattcgtctgagaaataatggttatcgaAACATGCTCTAGTTacttttagacggtatttccccatttaaacatcGCTGGCTTTAGCGTCTCTCCATTGTAACCATATCCAGGTGAGTTGGGTGTTTGTAGAGtaattaacaaaacttagtgtccattttcttGGGCTGAGACTAGGGTCTGTACCTCTAATCACTTAATTGTGAATTCTCCAATTTAAaggaactgtcctgagtttgcagccaataattgtaagatgtttccgtctAACAGAACCTTTACCCACCCAGAcgaaaacaacacatttaataGATTTTCTTGTATCGAATACCATCGAATTCAATGTGTCTGAGGTTGTGTGCTCATGTTTATatcagtcatttttcattttaattcgtaatatatatatatttttaataagtaGACCTACAAAAGTACTGACAGGTAAAATCGGATT
This sequence is a window from Gigantopelta aegis isolate Gae_Host unplaced genomic scaffold, Gae_host_genome ctg5701_pilon_pilon, whole genome shotgun sequence. Protein-coding genes within it:
- the LOC121366434 gene encoding caspase-8-like — its product is KLQDTFQRLQFIVKCYMNLTDKGMTDLASQVSLEDHSAFDCFVCCILSHGVEGKLYGTNGRLLSITDLTGPFKSQTCSSLAGKPKLFFIQACQGTEEQCGQEIQTDSPYELVDVDAPPLTKVIPNESDFLFGYATVVGFVSYRSKTQGSWYISKLTEMLNKYAKK